The proteins below come from a single Elgaria multicarinata webbii isolate HBS135686 ecotype San Diego chromosome 11, rElgMul1.1.pri, whole genome shotgun sequence genomic window:
- the LOC134406843 gene encoding sulfotransferase 1C2-like: MATAEGKGLKPEGRPELGEVGGIPLFKTTCNEWGRIQGFQAKPDDLLICTYPKAGTTWIQEIVDMIQQEGDLEKCQRAPVHRRHPFIEWARPPQPSGVDQADAMPSPRILKTHLPVQLLPRSFWEQNCKFLYVARNAKDCVVSYFHFQRMNKMNPDPGTWPEYVETFMAGKVGWGPWYDHVKGWWKAKDTHRVLYLFYEDIKKDPKREIRKVMQFIGKQLDEVTLDKIVHHTSFEVMKDNPMANRAGVPLSVMDQSISPFMRKGTVGDWKNHFTVAQNERFNEDYQRKMADTTLTFSMEL; this comes from the exons ATGGCCACGGCAGAAGGGAAAGGACTCAAGCCAGAAGGACGCCCTGAGCTTGGCGAAGTGGGTGGGATCCCCCTGTTTAAAACCACCTGTAATGAATGGGGCCGGATCCAGGGCTTCCAAGCCAAGCCAGATGACCTGCTCATTTGTACCTATCCCAAAGCAG GCACCACATGGATACAAGAGATAGTAGATATGATCCAACAAGAAGGTGACCTGGAGAAATGTCAGCGGGCCCCTGTCCATCGCCGACATCCATTCATTGAGTGGGCACGGCCGCCCCAGCCCTCAG GGGTGGACCAGGCAGACGCGATGCCCTCTCCGAGGATTCTGAAAACCCATCTCCCTGTGCAGCTGCTCCCTCGGTCCTTTTGGGAGCAGAACTGCAAG TTCCTTTACGTAGCAAGGAATGCCAAAGACTGTGTGGTGTCTTATTTCCACTTCCAAAGAATGAACAAGATGAACCCTGATCCTGGAACGTGGCCAGAATATGTTGAGACTTTCATGGCAGGCAAAG TTGGCTGGGGCCCTTGGTACGACCATGTAAAAGGTTGGTGGAAGGCAAAAGACACTCACCGTGTGCTCTACCTCTTCTATGAAGACATCAAAAAG GATCCAAAGCGTGAAATCCGGAAGGTGATGCAATTTATAGGAAAGCAACTAGATGAAGTCACTCTGGACAAGATTGTCCACCATACCTCATTTGAAGTCATGAAAGACAACCCCATGGCCAACCGGGCCGGTGTGCCCCTCTCCGTCATGGACCAGTCCATTTCCCCATTCATGCGGAAAG GAACAGTTGGTGACTGGAAGAACCACTTCACGGTGGCTCAGAATGAGCGATTCAATGAAGACTATCAAAGGAAGATGGCAGACACCACCCTGACTTTCTCCATGGAGCTCTAA
- the LOC134406619 gene encoding interferon-induced very large GTPase 1-like, translating into MASNVAVAQTAVAVSKLGLGGENSPPQTNDPPVLPLTPGRSLLMKAAKRILKNAKKSKSTGTSKNEPKKKKKRVSKELPGASGSFVNINNKRVDASHIGIGAENPGGAAMHPPKAKLNEKLDCNQEPQEAVNYSGVKMRSNAERREALEDTLSKLKLQKHRREKLSRREVLEISSDSITECNPHALEDLPWHFLRKVLALNVTARSTSVEMDKRESVNPLDVLCAVLLCSDSFLQQEILFKMSMCQFALPLLLPPLETTKCSLMLWAMRDIVKKWRPHSLAESKGYIEESLASISMPTVSFVRIGSSNLSKSKLLNAFLSPAQHHHDFFIHRDMECGNLTREIADGLVEVAWYFPRGQESSDLFPEPVAVANLRGDIESHWVQFSFLTEISLAVFIFAEQISEREYSLLTLLENSSAQFYFILEGHGGKSTTSLAFLKKLAPVLKINYSHLLVKAAKTNAAEFVEKLRSSVRRIINSPSKKMSMAAMAAVARELTIQVDEDCSVCQNALKCAVEITGGIKDVVNYKNETLKLQGDLWKDLAKVEKELCRMERQGDMPAEKYRSEQIGRLLELHKQQNECELTIGLIYFLSGIKHLNSAGKHFFLKWMKFNLDHIARGNLSKLRAEYKEKSSGANSEKIAELDKLISCSSLGVEHFIRELGQFYEVEYSMVKDGQITKNRRQFDHFPSIAADLMLEGFPLELIDGDASNIPLQWIIDVLTSLHNKLGGQSKMLVITVLGVQSTGKSTLLNTMFGLQFAVSSGRCTRGAFMALLKMRENLAQELGCNFILVIDTEGLKATELAKLEDSYQHDNELATLVIGLSDITIVNMAMENAAEMKDILQIVTHAFLRMEKTGQKPNCQFVHQNVSDVSAHDQNTRDRKHLLEQLNEMTQTAAKMEKVDKNIKFSDIMDYDPEMHNWYIPGLWHGVPPMVPVNRGYSEKVFELKKYLFEFMRNRSCKSPPKDIPQFIEWVKSLWNAVKHENFIFSFRNSLIAEAYNNLSMKYSEWDWGFRREMHIWVSEQETVIQNISPDELDLSNLKCELQKKLSHGEQKILQSLEEYFESRAANLHLVEKYREGFVRSANSLKHELDSYSSNKLRDAVHITKGRHKIDTLQAGYLRTIEGKVHRLLEECRRKKLRLEERELEGEFERMWTETLQEISPRSLEKRDIHADVELHLRKDLSLRGGLVIPKLLEKSGLLSYRISTFQMKNAYINSSFCEHVKQHFSAGKEHLLKAKELVKSVMNKCSLYIQEKLSSKADYDEMFCGELLCAINEKLQESDVQKLHTTSSLEVDLKLHVLGEAAHEFQKMHENFIKENNPRGHLEKLKTQYFSAFRVLYLEKDALQNRAKDFCDQCLQPALVDYINKRLGIEIVDDILNSSQSIEYASRTFFQYTLLNEMLEGKNFGKYVEYINDYEDFVKSWIPKRVLDHYSKNKDLKNLEAQILSAILMKIREALKNLQNKKLETISEFLEHFCGEMQKELVIPKASLVGVHFKHGSDTGQFSDCVEKSLPDLQRQILSTFEALNITSKLSKLAVKPQDEIFKRVFGCGKQCPFCKVPCEAGVGAHEEHFAAVHRPQGLGKYRSIATHELWYNICSTDVASNAEFQISETGWKSHPYKDYRVYYPDWCIQPDPSINASDYWKFIFKEFNHDLAREYDAKPADLPEEWKKITKEQALQALKETYNRK; encoded by the coding sequence AGAGAAGGGAAGCACTGGAGGACACGCTATCCAAATTAAAGTTGCAGAAGCACAGAAGGGAGAAACTCTCCCGGCGTGAGGTCCTGGAAATCAGTTCAGACAGTATAACAGAGTGCAACCCTCATGCACTGGAAGACTTGCCTTGGCATTTCCTGCGGAAGGTCTTGGCTTTgaatgtgacagccaggagtacAAGTGTTGAGATGGATAAGAGAGAGTCAGTGAACCCCCTTGATGTCCTTTGTGCAGTTCTGCTTTGTTCAGACAGTTTCCTCCAACAGGAGATCCTTTTCAAGATGTCTATGTGCCAGTTTGCCCTGCCTTTGCTTCTACCTCCCTTGGAGACTACCAAATGTTCCCTGATGCTTTGGGCCATGAGAGACATTGTGAAAAAATGGAGGCCCCATTCTCTGGCTGAAAGCAAAGGCTACATAGAGGAGAGCCTGGCCTCGATATCCATGCCGACAGTTTCTTTTGTGCGAATAGGGAGCTCCAACCTCTCCAAGTCCAAACTCCTGAATGCGTTTCTCAGCCCCGCCCAGCATCACCACGACTTCTTCATACACCGAGACATGGAGTGCGGGAACCTCACTCGAGAAATTGCTGATGGGCTTGTAGAGGTTGCCTGGTATTTCCCAAGAGGGCAGGAGAGCTCAGATCTCTTCCCAGAGCCAGTTGCAGTTGCAAATCTTCGTGGAGACATTGAATCACACTGGGTACAATTTAGCTTTTTAACCGAGATCTCCTTGGCCGTCTTTATATTTGCAGAGCAAATCAGTGAAAGGGAATATTCCCTCTTGACATTACTGGAGAATTCATCTGCTCAGTTCTACTTTATCCTGGAAGGTCATGGTGGAAAATCCACCACATCTTTGGCTTTCTTGAAGAAATTAGCTCCAGTGCTTAAGATCAACTATTCACATTTATTAGTGAAAGCTGCTAAGACAAATGCAGCAGAATTTGTGGAGAAGCTAAGATCTAGTGTTAGAAGAATAATCAACTCTCCTTCCAAGAAGATGAGTATGGCTGCGATGGCTGCTGTGGCCCGTGAGCTTACCATTCAGGTGGATGAGGACTGCAGCGTGTGTCAAAATGCTCTCAAATGTGCTGTAGAAATCACAGGAGGCATTAAAGATGTAGTAAATTACAAGAATGAAACACTGAAGCTACAAGGTGATCTTTGGAAGGACCTGGCAAAAGTAGAGAAAGAACTGTGCAGAATGGAGAGACAAGGAGACATGCCTGCAGAAAAATACAGATCTGAACAGATAGGCAGACTGTTGGAGCTGCATAAACAGCAGAATGAATGTGAACTTACCATTGGTTTGATTTACTTCCTCAGTGGCATAAAACACCTGAATTCAGCAGGGAAGCACTTCTTCTTGAAATGGATGAAGTTCAATCTTGATCATATTGCTAGGGGAAATCTTTCTAAATTACGAGCTGAGTATAAAGAAAAGTCTTCAGGAGCTAATAGCGAGAAAATTGCAGAACTAGACAAGTTGATATCATGCTCTTCCTTGGGAGTTGAGCATTTCATTCGTGAGCTGGGGCAGTTTTATGAGGTTGAGTATTCAATGGTTAAAGATGGCCAAATAACAAAAAACAGAAGGCAGTTTGACCATTTCCCAAGCATTGCAGCTGACCTGATGCTTGAAGGATTTCCTCTAGAACTGATCGATGGAGATGCTTCCAATATTCCCTTGCAATGGATAATTGATGTTCTAACTAGCCTCCATAACAAACTAGGTGGTCAATCCAAAATGCTGGTGATCACTGTGCTGGGAGTGCAGAGCACTGGGAAATCCACCCTTCTCAACACCATGTTTGGGCTGCAGTTTGCTGTCAGCAGCGGCCGATGTACACGAGGGGCCTTCATGGCACTCCTTAAGATGAGAGAAAACTTGGCTCAGGAGCTTGGCTGTAATTTCATCTTGGTCATAGACACTGAAGGCTTGAAAGCAACAGAACTAGCCAAACTGGAGGACAGCTACCAGCATGACAACGAATTGGCCACTCTAGTGATCGGGCTGAGCGACATCACAATAGTGAACATGGCCATGGAGAATGCCGCTGAAATGAAGGACATCCTGCAAATCGTGACCCACGCCTTCCTCAGGATGGAGAAGACTGGGCAAAAACCCAACTGCCAGTTTGTTCATCAGAACGTCAGTGACGTTTCTGCACATGACCAAAACACGCGGGATAGGAAACATCTTCTGGAACAGCTTAATGAAATGACCCAGACAGCAGCAAAAATGGAAAAAGTTGATAAAAATATCAAGTTTTCAGACATCATGGACTATGACCCAGAAATGCACAACTGGTACATCCCAGGACTGTGGCATGGAGTCCCTCCTATGGTTCCAGTCAACAGGGGGTACAGTGAAAAAGTCTTTGAGTTAAAGAAGTACCTCTTTGAGTTCATGAGGAACCGCTCATGTAAAAGTCCTCCCAAGGACATCCCTCAGTTTATTGAATGGGTGAAGAGTCTGTGGAATGCTGTGAAACatgagaacttcatctttagtTTCCGCAACAGCCTCATAGCAGAAGCCTATAATAATCTGTCTATGAAATATTCAGAGTGGGACTGGGGTTTCCGCCGAGAGATGCATATCTGGGTATCTGAGCAGGAAACTGTCATTCAGAATATTTCTCCTGATGAGCTTGATCTCAGCAATTTGAAATGTGAACTTCAAAAGAAACTATCACatggagaacagaagattttgCAGAGTTTGGAGGAGTACTTTGAAAGCAGAGCAGCAAATCTGCATCTTGTAGAAAAGTACAGGGAAGGTTTTGTCAGGAGTGCTAATAGCCTCAAGCATGAACTCGACAGTTATTCTTCCAATAAACTGCGTGATGCCGTTCACATTACAAAGGGTCGGCACAAGATTGACACTCTTCAAGCTGGATACTTGAGAACAATTGAAGGAAAAGTGCACAGGCTTCTAGAAGAATGTAGAAGGAAAAAGCTCAGATTAGAAGAGCGGGAGTTGGAAGGAGAGTTTGAACGAATGTGGACAGAAACATTGCAGGAAATATCACCCCGTAGCTTAGAAAAACGTGACATACATGCAGATGTTGAGCTACATTTGAGAAAGGATTTGTCCCTTCGAGGGGGGCTAGTCATCCCAAAATTACTAGAAAAAAGTGGATTATTAAGCTACAGAATAAGCACTTTCCAAATGAAAAATGCGTATATAAACTCATCATTCTGTGAACATGTGAAGCAGCACTTCTCTGCTGGAAAAGAGCATTTGTTGAAAGCAAAAGAACTTGTGAAATCCGTGATGAACAAATGCAGTTTGTACATTCAGGAAAAGCTGAGCTCCAAAGCAGATTACGATGAAATGTTTTGTGGTGAACTTTTGTGTGCAATCAATGAGAAGCTTCAAGAGAGTGATGTTCAAAAACTTCATACCACATCTTCCTTGGAAGTGGACCTCAAGCTTCACGTTTTGGGAGAAGCAGCACATGAATTTCAGAAGATGCATGAAAATTTCATTAAGGAAAACAATCCAAGGGGACATCTGGAAAAGCTGAAAACTCAGTATTTTTCTGCTTTCAGAGTTCTGTACCTTGAAAAAGATGCCCTACAGAACAGAGCTAAGGATTTCTGTGATCAGTGTCTCCAACCTGCTCTAGTGGATTATATCAACAAGAGACTCGGGATAGAAATAGTGGACGACATTCTCAACAGTTCTCAGTCGATTGAATATGCCAGTCGGACGTTTTTCCAGTACACTCTGCTGAATGAAATGTTGGAAGGGAAGAATTTTGGAAAGTATGTAGAATATATCAATGACTATGAAGACTTTGTAAAAAGTTGGATCCCGAAACGAGTGTTAGATCACTATTCTAAGAACAAGGATCTGAAGAACCTGGAGGCACAGATTCTCTCAGCAATATTGATGAAAATTAGGGAAGCCCTGAAAAACCTGCAGAATAAAAAGCTTGAGACAATCTCAGAATTTCTGGAGCATTTTTGTGGAGAAATGCAGAAGGAGTTGGTTATTCCCAAGGCCAGTCTAGTGGGGGTTCACTTTAAACATGGGTCAGATACTGGTCAGTTTTCAGATTGTGTTGAAAAATCTCTTCCTGATCTGCAAAGACAAATACTATCTACGTTTGAGGCCTTGAATATCACATCCAAACTCTCCAAATTGGCCGTGAAGCCCCAAGATGAGATCTTCAAGCGAGTGTTTGGCTGTGGGAAGCAGTGTCCCTTCTGCAAAGTTCCCTGTGAAGCTGGAGTGGGAGCGCACGAAGAACACTTTGCAGCAGTTCATCGACCCCAAGGGTTGGGGAAGTATAGAAGTATAGCTACACATGAGCTTTGGTATAACATTTGTTCTACTGATGTGGCTTCTAATGCAGAATTCCAAATTTCAGAGACAGGATGGAAATCCCATCCATACAAAGATTATCGTGTCTATTATCCAGACTGGTGCATCCAACCAGATCCCAGTATCAATGCTTCTGATTACTGGAAGTTCATCTTTAAAGAGTTCAATCATGATCTTGCCCGAGAGTATGATGCTAAGCCAGCTGACCTGCCTGAGGAATGGAAGAAGATAACCAAAGAACAGGCACTGCAAGCATTGAAGGAAACATATAATAGGAAGTAA